One Candidatus Hydrogenedentota bacterium genomic window carries:
- a CDS encoding PAS domain S-box protein, with protein MHDFSSRVFMTSGIVAWAVVDLDGRFLECNKAYEDILGYTLEELRELSNHSVTHPEDRAETDKYMSLLKEGGCDRYRTEKRYLRKNGDLCWCDVTLFALRDEATHSSVVVALILDISERKSAEEALRKSEQKYRSFLENFQGIAFSVMWDGFKPTLFDGLVSEMTGYSDEDFLTGRVRLENVVHPDDKKAFLRELIALKRGRISASSLELRICRKDREIRWVKCVAKCFYDDNKRPSVIQGVVLDITQRIQAEADRARLDAAIKAAPEVIVITDKCGAIEYVNPAFTRVTGYSFDEAIGQNPRILKSGRHDAEFYQDLWNTILEGKVWSGLITNKRKDGVLFEEELTIAPVNDAGGQIRNFVAVQRDVTKQLRLEQSLRQAQKMEAIGTLAGGIAHDFNNILAAILGYTELIEDSLDDRRRVLQDLAQVRQAVIRARDLVQQILTFSRKREQERKPVRVDLLVRETSKLLRSTVSTSVEINTSICKTNRCVLGDPTELHQVLMNLCTNAYQAIGERPGVLKIQLAECSAQDIQVASDYTSTDGHYLKVVVSDTGCGIAPEIADRIFDPFFTTKKQGEGTGLGLATVHGIVKSHGGFIQVKSEPGRGSEFTVFLPCVAETTSNEAIDTSPIPGGTERVLILDDEPQVARVCGDMLRRLGYDIVEMTNSQETIRHLTKYPRFYDLVITDQQMPGMTGKEVYRQLHLLRPDLPVIIMTGYSEALTPEMARQLGISAFLYKPIEKRLLAQRVRAALDDAKLNREF; from the coding sequence TTGCACGATTTTAGCAGTCGCGTCTTTATGACCAGCGGCATCGTGGCATGGGCGGTTGTCGACCTTGATGGCCGTTTTCTGGAATGCAATAAAGCCTATGAAGACATTCTCGGATACACCCTAGAAGAGCTCAGGGAGCTGTCCAACCACTCCGTTACGCATCCGGAAGATCGGGCAGAAACAGACAAGTATATGTCCCTTCTCAAAGAGGGGGGGTGCGATCGGTATCGTACGGAGAAACGCTATCTCCGAAAGAACGGCGACTTGTGCTGGTGCGACGTGACGCTCTTTGCACTGCGGGATGAGGCTACTCACAGTTCGGTCGTAGTCGCGCTGATTTTGGACATCTCGGAGCGAAAAAGCGCGGAGGAAGCTCTGCGAAAGAGCGAGCAGAAATACCGTTCGTTTCTAGAGAACTTCCAAGGTATTGCGTTCAGCGTGATGTGGGATGGTTTCAAGCCGACGCTTTTCGACGGGCTGGTCAGTGAAATGACCGGCTATTCCGACGAAGACTTTCTTACCGGCAGAGTACGCTTGGAGAACGTCGTCCATCCCGACGACAAGAAGGCCTTCTTGAGAGAACTCATCGCACTCAAGAGAGGACGTATCTCTGCATCCTCGCTTGAGCTCCGCATTTGCCGGAAGGATCGCGAGATCCGCTGGGTCAAGTGCGTTGCCAAGTGCTTTTACGACGACAACAAAAGACCTTCCGTCATTCAAGGTGTGGTGCTCGATATCACCCAGAGGATACAGGCGGAGGCAGACAGAGCCAGGCTCGACGCAGCAATAAAGGCAGCGCCGGAAGTCATTGTCATAACGGACAAGTGCGGCGCCATTGAGTACGTGAACCCCGCGTTTACCCGGGTCACCGGATACTCATTTGATGAAGCCATTGGTCAGAATCCGCGCATACTCAAGAGTGGACGGCATGATGCCGAATTCTACCAAGACCTTTGGAACACCATCCTTGAAGGCAAAGTCTGGTCCGGTCTAATTACCAACAAGCGGAAAGACGGTGTGCTTTTCGAAGAAGAACTTACAATCGCACCCGTCAATGACGCTGGCGGACAGATACGGAATTTCGTAGCCGTGCAACGCGACGTCACCAAGCAGTTGCGTCTCGAGCAAAGCCTTCGGCAGGCTCAGAAGATGGAGGCAATCGGCACACTCGCGGGCGGGATCGCCCACGATTTCAACAACATCCTTGCCGCCATCCTGGGCTATACAGAGCTGATAGAAGACAGCCTGGACGATCGCAGGCGAGTTTTGCAGGACCTTGCTCAAGTTCGTCAGGCCGTCATTCGCGCGCGCGACCTCGTGCAGCAGATTTTGACGTTTAGTCGAAAACGAGAACAGGAACGCAAGCCGGTACGCGTGGACTTGCTGGTGCGCGAAACTTCAAAACTGCTGCGCTCTACCGTGAGCACGAGCGTCGAAATAAACACCTCTATCTGCAAGACCAATCGATGCGTACTTGGTGATCCGACGGAACTTCACCAGGTCCTCATGAACCTCTGCACCAATGCTTATCAAGCTATTGGCGAACGGCCTGGGGTGCTCAAGATCCAGCTAGCGGAATGCTCGGCTCAGGATATCCAAGTTGCGTCTGACTATACTTCGACGGACGGACACTATCTCAAGGTAGTCGTGTCCGATACGGGTTGCGGCATCGCCCCCGAAATCGCCGATCGAATTTTCGATCCGTTCTTCACAACGAAGAAGCAAGGCGAAGGAACCGGCCTGGGTCTCGCAACGGTTCACGGGATCGTGAAGTCGCACGGCGGTTTCATTCAGGTCAAGAGCGAGCCGGGGCGCGGCAGTGAGTTCACAGTCTTCTTGCCGTGCGTTGCAGAGACTACGTCCAACGAGGCAATCGATACGTCACCCATCCCGGGGGGCACTGAACGAGTCCTGATCCTAGACGACGAACCACAAGTGGCACGCGTCTGCGGAGACATGCTGCGCAGGCTTGGATATGACATTGTTGAAATGACGAACAGCCAAGAGACCATCCGCCATCTTACGAAGTATCCTCGTTTCTACGATCTCGTGATCACGGACCAGCAGATGCCGGGCATGACAGGTAAAGAAGTGTACCGGCAATTGCACTTGTTACGCCCCGATCTTCCGGTGATTATCATGACTGGATACAGCGAGGCGCTGACCCCTGAAATGGCGCGCCAACTGGGAATATCCGCGTTTCTCTACAAACCCATCGAGAAACGCCTTCTTGCACAAAGAGTTCGCGCCGCGCTTGATGACGCCAAATTGAATCGGGAATTCTGA
- a CDS encoding TonB C-terminal domain-containing protein, with protein MKRLFRYIARLVQGTAAFKSAGRVLRYVNWPRVFVGYPGYRERMVRSLVAAAAIHAVLALVVLAMPRTPFVLASTPSRLPFVVNLQPDAEPSLFPPPAPPPPPQPEPLQYVDTVAPADAPVNPETDLIAIQASKARDTSDSNGEGAAPQVDVIGQSDELRGATQTPMPPPPPPQAPTQPEAKPEAPPAPDPAQADAAPKAPVQQALPTEAAQEAQAGPTPEQASTAVEAQGEAMKLAKAIEPTLPNLSPGKTQGRVDGGVKSKGFVSFEAMESEIAPYLKLVRDRVEKRWRGLMQVRYSGASETKAVMDCTISPDGRVVSVEIVEPGSSATYAALCKEAIERSGPFPAFPFKVPEMYRNENLEIRWTFSFL; from the coding sequence ATGAAGCGCCTCTTTCGGTATATAGCCCGCTTGGTGCAGGGTACTGCCGCGTTCAAAAGCGCGGGCAGAGTGTTGCGATACGTCAATTGGCCTCGAGTATTTGTGGGCTATCCCGGCTATCGCGAGCGTATGGTGCGGTCTTTGGTGGCGGCTGCGGCCATTCACGCGGTGCTTGCCTTGGTCGTGCTCGCCATGCCGCGCACGCCATTTGTGCTTGCGTCGACCCCCAGCAGGTTGCCGTTCGTAGTCAATTTGCAGCCGGACGCCGAACCTTCGTTGTTCCCGCCGCCTGCGCCCCCGCCCCCGCCCCAGCCGGAACCGTTGCAGTATGTCGACACGGTTGCGCCGGCCGATGCGCCGGTGAATCCGGAGACGGATCTCATCGCCATACAAGCCTCCAAGGCGCGCGACACGTCGGACTCGAATGGCGAGGGTGCCGCCCCGCAAGTGGATGTGATTGGACAGTCGGACGAACTCCGGGGCGCAACACAGACTCCAATGCCTCCGCCTCCGCCGCCGCAAGCGCCCACTCAACCCGAGGCAAAACCTGAAGCGCCTCCTGCGCCTGATCCGGCCCAGGCGGACGCCGCTCCGAAGGCGCCAGTGCAACAGGCTTTGCCCACCGAAGCCGCGCAGGAAGCGCAAGCGGGGCCTACTCCCGAGCAAGCATCGACAGCCGTTGAAGCACAAGGCGAGGCCATGAAACTGGCCAAAGCGATTGAGCCCACGTTGCCCAATTTGTCGCCGGGCAAGACACAAGGACGTGTGGACGGTGGCGTTAAGAGCAAAGGATTCGTCAGTTTCGAGGCCATGGAGAGCGAGATTGCGCCGTATCTGAAGCTCGTACGCGATCGCGTGGAGAAACGATGGCGCGGGCTGATGCAGGTGCGCTATTCGGGCGCTTCGGAGACGAAAGCGGTGATGGATTGCACGATTTCTCCTGACGGGCGCGTTGTGTCGGTGGAGATTGTCGAACCTGGCTCGTCGGCAACCTATGCGGCATTGTGTAAAGAAGCAATCGAACGTTCGGGGCCGTTCCCGGCGTTTCCGTTCAAAGTGCCGGAAATGTACCGCAACGAGAACCTGGAGATCCGCTGGACGTTCAGTTTTCTATAG
- a CDS encoding fibronectin type III domain-containing protein — protein sequence MRLMSGLAVMLCASVCACAEDAVRHTVWSGFNAWLTQGGNGFSVPATNTTDWKGFVAEGKQIRGENEGDSFAYTFDRAGTLYFGVILSDDPDGVERLSAALNGKTLGVITADRSGGIALCSFPGPIEVKSGDRLTFTCETFVGYYRISKLVFSKRPLVPPPPEFDYIEARSAEPGSVSVFWTTNIATPTGRVEYGADGFTSSTQSDATLARNHRVLISNLDADVQYQARIVTKTVDGVEASSKPFTMRGSPAVPPVTKPLTLPLMVGEPTKAPRRGWSATVGMPFAKGSLRDTQDLRLFDAQGNPVSLQADCTCRWPDNSVKWATLTFLADSALGDSTPTYRLEARLEWPDAQEISEPLVHIAESQEGWTLTADRLAMVLHRNAPVSIEIRDIDLDGDGKIGDSERNVFSSKGTSLEVTTDSGRTVTCGAVSEFSVEENGSCRAVFCWSGALEDSPWSYTIRATVWRGQTNVKYDVSIVNNSVDEPVFKALKSVSFCLSADEGDVTGSVEGRPMSALSADKSVRVVQDRDYQFSVVEGGQVTTGERAIGVAALAGARTQTMLFLCDFREMYPSALEATVDGMRAGLMPELKPDTYSDDESKKRFSVCYPWFKDGDYLIRSGQMNRRTLYVAYGASDSHPDAAQYAAWFNAPLFPMAPPEYLCGTGVLGCPIYARTSGVWDAYETQFEQGFALLNADREKTHYYGWMNYGDWYGERGSNAGNNEYDLAWAMAVQWMRTGDRRYFERGLQMARHYATVDTLHGTPAAEKIPCLVWQHSFNHVGSCQTPQELFMDEKVSEAATTSMAGYFQGKSDPQGHVYEEGLWLYGQLTGDAFLRKTADRVCDGLAQSLTSDFDFSIERGGGWPLINMTAACEFSSNPYYLNAARIMVQRCLERHDPVTGAWSHTPPLSETNGKPVIGGKPFAAGILTYGLLHYLEVEPLDRPDVRKMLVRSVDWLKDEAWIKDKGFVYITNAPEIRDSPSLGYVCALNADAVAFAYEETKDSKYLEFWKEMMANHFERPSGGMGKSFSQNFRQTVFGLARLRVLGVTQ from the coding sequence ATGCGACTAATGTCTGGTCTTGCAGTCATGCTTTGCGCATCCGTGTGCGCGTGCGCGGAAGACGCTGTCCGGCACACGGTTTGGTCTGGTTTCAATGCCTGGCTTACGCAAGGGGGAAATGGATTCAGTGTGCCCGCCACAAACACCACGGACTGGAAAGGTTTTGTGGCCGAGGGAAAGCAAATCCGCGGAGAGAATGAAGGCGATTCCTTTGCCTACACCTTCGATCGCGCAGGGACTCTCTATTTCGGAGTGATTCTCAGTGACGACCCCGATGGAGTCGAGCGGCTATCCGCGGCCTTGAATGGAAAGACGCTGGGGGTTATCACTGCCGATCGTTCGGGAGGCATTGCGCTCTGCAGTTTTCCGGGGCCTATTGAAGTGAAGTCGGGAGACCGCTTGACCTTTACCTGCGAGACGTTCGTGGGATACTACCGAATCTCCAAGTTGGTCTTTTCGAAGCGCCCACTAGTGCCGCCGCCGCCGGAATTCGACTACATCGAAGCTCGCAGTGCCGAGCCGGGTTCCGTTAGCGTCTTCTGGACGACGAACATTGCCACGCCCACCGGAAGAGTCGAATACGGCGCCGACGGTTTCACTTCATCGACGCAGTCTGATGCGACCCTTGCGCGAAACCATCGCGTTCTAATCAGCAATCTCGATGCGGATGTGCAGTATCAAGCGCGCATCGTAACGAAGACCGTTGACGGCGTTGAAGCGTCGTCGAAACCGTTCACGATGCGGGGCAGCCCCGCCGTGCCGCCTGTTACGAAGCCGCTGACGCTTCCGTTGATGGTAGGCGAGCCGACGAAAGCTCCGCGAAGAGGCTGGTCGGCGACAGTCGGCATGCCGTTCGCGAAAGGCTCCCTTCGCGACACCCAGGACCTTCGTCTATTTGACGCGCAGGGCAATCCAGTGTCGTTGCAGGCGGACTGCACCTGCCGCTGGCCCGATAATAGCGTGAAGTGGGCAACTCTGACCTTCTTGGCCGACTCTGCGTTGGGCGATTCGACGCCTACCTATCGCTTGGAAGCTCGACTTGAATGGCCCGATGCCCAAGAAATCTCCGAGCCACTTGTACACATTGCCGAGTCGCAGGAGGGCTGGACTCTGACTGCGGACCGCCTCGCGATGGTACTGCACCGGAACGCACCGGTCAGCATCGAAATCAGGGACATCGACTTGGACGGCGATGGCAAGATTGGCGACTCCGAACGAAATGTCTTCTCTTCCAAGGGCACATCCTTAGAAGTCACAACAGACAGCGGAAGGACCGTGACGTGCGGTGCCGTGAGCGAATTCTCCGTAGAGGAGAACGGCTCTTGTCGCGCGGTCTTCTGTTGGTCTGGCGCTTTGGAGGATTCTCCGTGGAGCTACACGATTCGTGCCACGGTGTGGCGTGGACAAACGAACGTCAAGTACGACGTCTCTATCGTGAACAACAGCGTTGATGAGCCGGTCTTCAAAGCCTTGAAGTCGGTATCGTTTTGCCTGTCGGCCGATGAAGGTGATGTGACCGGGTCCGTTGAGGGCCGCCCGATGAGCGCACTATCCGCAGACAAATCCGTGCGCGTTGTCCAGGATCGTGACTACCAGTTTTCTGTAGTTGAAGGTGGGCAGGTCACAACGGGCGAGCGAGCCATAGGTGTCGCAGCATTGGCTGGAGCGCGCACGCAGACGATGCTTTTCCTGTGCGATTTTCGCGAAATGTATCCGAGTGCGCTGGAAGCGACCGTTGACGGAATGCGGGCCGGTTTGATGCCCGAACTGAAGCCGGATACGTATAGCGACGATGAGAGCAAGAAGCGTTTCTCGGTCTGCTATCCCTGGTTTAAGGACGGAGACTACTTGATTCGCTCCGGGCAAATGAACCGGCGCACCCTTTATGTGGCATACGGTGCTTCCGATTCCCATCCTGATGCGGCGCAGTACGCCGCGTGGTTCAACGCGCCGCTTTTTCCGATGGCACCGCCGGAGTATCTATGCGGCACCGGCGTGCTTGGATGCCCCATTTACGCGCGCACTTCCGGCGTGTGGGACGCGTACGAGACGCAATTCGAGCAGGGATTCGCTTTGTTGAATGCCGACCGCGAGAAGACGCATTACTACGGTTGGATGAACTACGGCGATTGGTACGGGGAGCGAGGCAGTAACGCGGGCAACAACGAATACGATCTTGCATGGGCCATGGCCGTGCAATGGATGCGCACGGGCGACCGCCGTTATTTTGAGCGCGGACTTCAAATGGCCCGTCACTATGCGACCGTGGACACGCTTCATGGCACGCCCGCAGCGGAGAAGATCCCATGTTTGGTCTGGCAACATTCGTTCAATCACGTTGGTTCGTGTCAGACACCGCAAGAACTCTTCATGGACGAAAAAGTGTCAGAAGCCGCTACGACCAGCATGGCAGGCTATTTTCAAGGCAAATCCGATCCACAGGGCCACGTTTACGAAGAAGGACTATGGCTCTACGGTCAGTTGACGGGCGACGCGTTTCTGCGCAAGACGGCGGATCGAGTCTGCGATGGTCTTGCCCAATCGCTTACATCGGATTTCGATTTCAGCATCGAACGAGGCGGCGGTTGGCCGCTCATCAACATGACCGCGGCCTGCGAGTTCTCGAGCAATCCCTATTACCTTAACGCGGCTCGCATAATGGTGCAGCGCTGCCTGGAACGGCATGACCCGGTCACCGGCGCGTGGTCGCACACGCCACCGTTGAGTGAAACCAACGGAAAACCGGTCATCGGAGGAAAACCGTTTGCGGCAGGTATCCTCACATACGGGCTGCTGCACTACCTGGAAGTGGAACCGCTGGACCGCCCCGACGTTCGTAAGATGTTGGTGCGATCGGTCGATTGGCTGAAGGACGAAGCATGGATTAAGGACAAAGGTTTCGTCTATATCACGAACGCACCGGAGATCAGAGATTCGCCATCGCTCGGTTACGTCTGCGCGTTAAATGCCGATGCGGTCGCTTTCGCATACGAGGAAACGAAGGACTCCAAGTATCTCGAATTCTGGAAGGAAATGATGGCGAACCACTTCGAAAGACCGAGTGGAGGAATGGGAAAATCATTCTCCCAGAACTTCCGGCAGACGGTGTTTGGGCTGGCGCGCCTTCGCGTTTTGGGAGTTACTCAGTAA